GATGTCGAGCCCGAGCGAGCCGGTGGACACGGTCTGGATGTCGCGTTCGACGTTGCCGTCGCCCATGCGCATGATCGAGCCCTTGCCGAACTGCTTTTCGATCTGCGAGAGCGCAGCGGCGAGCGCCTTGGCCTTGTTGTCGTCCATGAAAGTCGTTCCTGAGTGATTGGCGAATTATGGCACAGAGCTTGCTGTGATGCTGTCGGGCATCTCTGACGGCGACAGTGTAAGACCTGTAAATGAATACAGCAATGCCGCGGGTCGGCGCCCGCCAGCCGCTTCAGCGAGCGAGTTCGATCACTTCGCTGAGCGCGTGGATCACGGTCTGACGGCGCACGGCCGTGCGATCCCCGGGCAGCTGAAGCGTACGGACCCGTGTCGGCACCCCGCGTTGCGCCCAGGCCACGCACACCATGCCGACGGGTTTCTGCGCGCTGCCGCCGGTCGGGCCGGCGACGCCGGATACCGCGACGGCCAGGTCCGCGGTGCTGCGTGCCAGGGCGCCTTCCGCCATTTCGGCGACCGTGGCTTCGCTCACCGCACCGTGGCTGTCGAGCGTGTGCGCAGAGACGCCGAGCATGTCGGTCTTGGCCGCATTCGAGTAGGTGACGAAGCCGCGGTCGAACCAGGCCGAACTGCCGCTGGTGGCGGTGACGACCTGTGCGATCCAGCCGCCGGTGCAGGACTCCGCGGTGGCCAGCATCCAGCCGCGCGCGGCCAGCGCCTCGCCGACCGCGACCGAGAGCGCGTCGAGTTCGGTGTCCATGCCTCTCCTCCCCTTCGGATCAGATGCCGAACAGTGTGACCAGTACCGCCAGTGCCAGCAAGGTGTAGCCCGCCGCAACGAGGTCGTCGAACATGACCCCGAAGCCGCCTTTGAAGCTGCGGTCCGCCCAGCGCACCGGCGGCGGCTTGACGATGTCGAAGAAGCGGAACAGCGCCACTGCGATGGCCTGCCACAGCAGCGTCTTGGGGGCGAATGCGAGCACCAGCCAGGTGGCGACCATCTCGTCCCATACGATGCCGCCATGGTCCGGCACGCCCAGTGCCTGTCCGGTCCGTTCGGCGGCGATCACCCCGGCAACGAACAGGCTGGCGAGCAGGGCGAGGAAGACGAATTCCGACAGCGGGGTGCGGATCAACGGGTACAGCGCCCACGCCAGCAAGGTGCCGACCGTGCCCGGCGCCCACGGCGACAGTCCGGCACCGAAGCCGAGGGAGATGAAGTGGGTCGGGTGGCTCAGCAGCAGGCGCGGGGTTGGGCGCATTGAGGGGTCCTGATCGGGGTTCTGCGGTATGTGGGCGTGGCGGCTCGCGTGCGCACGCTCAGGCGAAATGACTACTCAGGCGAAATGACTACTCAGGCGAAATGACTACTCAGGCGAAATGATCGTAGCCCGAGGCGCTGGCGGGAGCCAGCATGCCGTCGGATTCGCGCAGCAGGCAGTCGCCTGTCTGGCCGGTGATCTGGCCGATGCGGTGCAGCGGCAGACCCAGTCTGGTGGACAGTTCGCGTAGCGCCGGGCGTGCGCCGACCGGTGCGGTGAACAGCAGC
This genomic window from Thauera humireducens contains:
- a CDS encoding CinA family protein, whose translation is MDTELDALSVAVGEALAARGWMLATAESCTGGWIAQVVTATSGSSAWFDRGFVTYSNAAKTDMLGVSAHTLDSHGAVSEATVAEMAEGALARSTADLAVAVSGVAGPTGGSAQKPVGMVCVAWAQRGVPTRVRTLQLPGDRTAVRRQTVIHALSEVIELAR
- a CDS encoding phosphatidylglycerophosphatase A, which produces MRPTPRLLLSHPTHFISLGFGAGLSPWAPGTVGTLLAWALYPLIRTPLSEFVFLALLASLFVAGVIAAERTGQALGVPDHGGIVWDEMVATWLVLAFAPKTLLWQAIAVALFRFFDIVKPPPVRWADRSFKGGFGVMFDDLVAAGYTLLALAVLVTLFGI